The Candidatus Tumulicola sp. region TTGTGCAGCGTGGCGCTCTTCACCGTCACTCCGCCGATCGGGACGGGATCCAGCACCGCATTGGGATTAAGCGTTCCGGTCCGTCCGACGGACACCACGATATCGCGCAGCTTGGTACGCGCCTCACGCGCTTTGAACTTAAAGGCGATCGCCCAGCGCGGATCGCGCGATACGGTTCCTAGTTTCTCCTGGAGATCGAGGTCGTCTACTTTAACGACGACGCCGTCGATTTCGTAGTCCAGCTCGTCGCGGCGCGCTTCCCATTCGCGACAATACGCGATCACGTCGTCGATCGACGCTGCCTGCCGAATATTCTCATTCACTTTAAAGCCGAGGGCGCGCAGATACTCGAGCGCTTCGGACTGTGTCGCGTGAGGCGCGCCGCCCCGCTGCTCTGCAATTTGATAGGCGTAAAACGATAAGCGACGCTCGGCAGTCGATGCAGGATCCAACTGCCGGACGCCGCCGGACGCGGTGTTGCGGGGGTTCGCGAACACGGGCAATCCTTCGCGCTCGCGCGCCACGTTCAAACGGTCGAAGTCGCTCTTGCGCAAGTAGACCTCGCCGCGCACTTCGAGAAACGTAGGTGCGTTATCGACCGCACGCAGTCGCAACGGAATGGTTTTGACCGTACGAAGGTTTGGCGTTACCTCTTCACCCACGCGGCCGTCGCCGCGCGTGCCGCCGCGAGAAAGCAGGCCACCGTCGTAATCGAGCGCGATCGCCAATCCGTCGATTTTCAGTTCGCAAACGTAGCGCAGGTCGATGCCCGCGAGTTTGCGGGCTCGCTCGTCGAACGCTCGCAAATCTTCTTCGGTCGTCGAGTTGGCCAGGCTCAACATCGGCCGTGCGTGCCGATAGGCCGCGAAGCGGTCCGATGCCGGTGCGCCGACTCGTTGCGTCGGAGAATCGGCGCTTTGCAGTTCGGGGTGTTCGGTTTCGAGGGTTACGAGCTCGCGCAGTAGCGTGTCGAATTCGGCGTCGGTCAGCGCCGGATCGTCGAGCACGTAGTAGCGATGATTCGCCTCATCGATCTGCGCGCGAAGCTTCTCGACGCGGGCTTCGGCGCTTCGGCTCGACTTCGCCACGGCGACTACGCCTCGACGGGAATCCGCTCGGTTTGCGTGAGTTCGTCGAGCATCGAGAGATTCTCGTGTTCGATACGGTCGAGTTTCGTACGGTCCAGTGCGCTATGGCCGACGGCGCGCTGATCGCGTAATACCGGCGCGAGGAACGCGCCCGTAAACGATGCCGGGTCGGCTGCGACTTCCTCGGGCGTGCCGATCGCAACCAGCGTGCCACCCTTATCGCCACCTTCCGGACCGAGATCGATGAGATAATCGGCCGTTTTGATGACGTCGAGATTGTGCTCGATCACCAGCACGCTGTTGCCGGTAGCGACGAGCTTCTGCAGTACGTCAAGCAACTTGTGGATGTCGGCGAAGTGCAAACCGGTCGTCGGTTCGTCCAGTACGTAAAAGGTGCGGCCGGTCGAGCGCCGCGACAATTCGGACGCCAGTTTTACGCGCTGCGCCTCACCGCCCGAGAGCGTCGTCGCCGGCTGCCCCATCTTGATATAACCGAGCCCGACCTCGCAAATCGTCTTGAGTTTGTTGTGGACGCGCGGAATCGCCGAAAAGAACTCGTTGGCCTCATCGACGCGCATTTCCAATACGTCGGAAATCGTTTTGCCCTTATATTTGACTTCGAGCGTCTGCGCGTTGTAACGCTTGCCTTTACAAACTTCGCACGGCACGTAGACGTCGGGCAAGAAGTGCATCTCGATCTTGATGATGCCGTCGCCCTCGCACGCCTCGCAGCGCCCGCCTTTGACGTTGAACGAGAAACGCCCCGGCTGATAGCCCCGCATGCGCGACTCTGGAACCTTCGAAAACAGTTCGCGGATATAGTCGAACGTGCCGGTGTACGTCGCCGGATTGCTGCGCGGCGTTCTGCCGATCGGGGATTGATCGATCACGACCAATTTGTCGAGTTGCCCGGCGCCCTTAACGGTGCCGTAGGTTCCGCTCGGTGGCTGTCCGTGCAGATGCTGGTTGAGCGCGCGGATCAACACTTCGTTGACCAAGGACGACTTGCCGCTACCGCTGACGCCCGTTACCGCACAAAACGCGCCGAGCGGAAACTTCACGTCGATTCCACGCAAATTGTTAGCGCGCGCGTTGCGCACTTCAAGCCAAGAGCGCGGAACGCGCCGTTCCTTCGGAACCGGGATAAACTTGCGCCCCGAAAGGTACGCGCCGGTTTCGGAGCGTTCGTCGGCCAGAATCTCATCGAGCGTTCCAACCGTCAAAATCTCGCCGCCTTCGGCGCCCGCACCCGGACCGATATCCACGACCACGTCGGCAGTGCGCATCGTGTCTTCATCGTGCTCGATCACGATCAAGGTGTTGCCGAGATCGCGCAACGTCTGCAGCGTCGCCAACAGACGCTCGTTATCGCGCTGATGTAACCCGATCGACGGCTCGTCGAGGATGTACAAGACGCCGACCAGTGCGCTGCCGATCTGCGTCGCCAGACGGATCCGTTGCGATTCGCCACCCGACAGCGTCGTGGCCGAACGTCCCAACGTGAGGTACGTAAGGCCGACGTTGCTAAGAAAGCCGGCGCGGCCGCGAATCTCCTTGACGATTTGATGCGCGATCTGCGTCTGTCGCGGCGTCAGCTCGAGCCCTTCGAAAAACTGCTCGAAGCGCTCGATCGGCAGGCGGGTCAGCGCGTCGATGTTGACGCCGCCGATCGTCACCGCCAACGCCTCCGGCTTGAGCCGCGCGCCCTTGCAGGCATTGCAGTTGGAAGCCGACATAAACCGCTCGATGTCTTCCTTGACGCTCTCGCTCGACGTTTCGGCATATCGCCGCTGCAGGTTGTTCACCACTCCTTCGAACGACGCGCGATACTCCCACGTTTTGCCGGCCCGCGACGTGTAAGCGAACGCCTGC contains the following coding sequences:
- the ligA gene encoding NAD-dependent DNA ligase LigA, producing the protein MAKSSRSAEARVEKLRAQIDEANHRYYVLDDPALTDAEFDTLLRELVTLETEHPELQSADSPTQRVGAPASDRFAAYRHARPMLSLANSTTEEDLRAFDERARKLAGIDLRYVCELKIDGLAIALDYDGGLLSRGGTRGDGRVGEEVTPNLRTVKTIPLRLRAVDNAPTFLEVRGEVYLRKSDFDRLNVAREREGLPVFANPRNTASGGVRQLDPASTAERRLSFYAYQIAEQRGGAPHATQSEALEYLRALGFKVNENIRQAASIDDVIAYCREWEARRDELDYEIDGVVVKVDDLDLQEKLGTVSRDPRWAIAFKFKAREARTKLRDIVVSVGRTGTLNPNAVLDPVPIGGVTVKSATLHNAAYIESNDIRIGDTVLVTRAGDVIPRVVGPIVSERNGREKRFRMPDTCPVCGADVDHPEGEAMSRCTNAACPAQVYERVRHFASRGAMDIEGLGDVLSEQLIATGAIRDIADIYALDLDALLAVPRLAEKSAGNLLRSIEASKARGLARVLVSLGIRFVGEQTARILAEDFGSIDAIEAAGEEQLRESDGIGPEVAASVRLFFEQEDNRGIVGRLRDAGVDLTAPKRERAAPGPLAGKTFVLTGTLPNLTRDRASELILAAGGKVTGSVSKKTDYVVAGDEAGSKLAKAEQLGIAILDESALEALLSG
- the uvrA gene encoding excinuclease ABC subunit UvrA gives rise to the protein MPSGLDSIVIKGAREHNLKNVDLVLPRNRLIVVTGLSGSGKSSLAFDTIYAEGQRRYVESLSSYARQFLGQMEKPDVDYIEGLSPAISIDQKSTSRNPRSTVGTVTEIYDYLRLLFARVGTPHCYNCGREISTQSSEQIVDSILELPEGSKLLLLAPLVRGRKGEYSKLFEEIAKEGFARVRVDGEIRELREKIILDKKRKHTIEVVVDRLVVKPDVRKRLTDSVETTLRLSTGIVTVIVDDRELTFSEAFACVYCGLSFEELAPRLFSFNSPYGACSVCSGLGEKIEIDSWKVIPDRTKSITDGAIVPWSRSLGGGKYPSMNPYYLQQLERVLRKYKVKMSTPIEDMPDDVVDVVLYGTDKEQAFAYTSRAGKTWEYRASFEGVVNNLQRRYAETSSESVKEDIERFMSASNCNACKGARLKPEALAVTIGGVNIDALTRLPIERFEQFFEGLELTPRQTQIAHQIVKEIRGRAGFLSNVGLTYLTLGRSATTLSGGESQRIRLATQIGSALVGVLYILDEPSIGLHQRDNERLLATLQTLRDLGNTLIVIEHDEDTMRTADVVVDIGPGAGAEGGEILTVGTLDEILADERSETGAYLSGRKFIPVPKERRVPRSWLEVRNARANNLRGIDVKFPLGAFCAVTGVSGSGKSSLVNEVLIRALNQHLHGQPPSGTYGTVKGAGQLDKLVVIDQSPIGRTPRSNPATYTGTFDYIRELFSKVPESRMRGYQPGRFSFNVKGGRCEACEGDGIIKIEMHFLPDVYVPCEVCKGKRYNAQTLEVKYKGKTISDVLEMRVDEANEFFSAIPRVHNKLKTICEVGLGYIKMGQPATTLSGGEAQRVKLASELSRRSTGRTFYVLDEPTTGLHFADIHKLLDVLQKLVATGNSVLVIEHNLDVIKTADYLIDLGPEGGDKGGTLVAIGTPEEVAADPASFTGAFLAPVLRDQRAVGHSALDRTKLDRIEHENLSMLDELTQTERIPVEA